One window from the genome of Diospyros lotus cultivar Yz01 chromosome 11, ASM1463336v1, whole genome shotgun sequence encodes:
- the LOC127813688 gene encoding cytoplasmic 60S subunit biogenesis factor REI1 homolog 1, translating into MSQMPGLSCNACNKEFADESEQKLHYKSDWHRYNLKRKVAGVPGVTEVLFLSRQSALAEETEKSSKTPMLYSCGLCGKGYRSSKAHAQHLKSRAHIVRVSQGMTEDGASTIIKPLAPRVVDKPPQQRDQDEEESDETDEWEEVDPEEDLVDEAEELSHMNMKGDASDVDMDDIDLDPTCCFMCDLEHNTIESCLVHMHKQHGFFIPDVEYLKDPGGLLTYLGLKVRRDFSCLYCNERRNPFNSLEAVRKHMEAKSHCKVHYGDGGDDDEAELEEFYDYSSSYVNTDEKQLVASDDMRNMVELGSGGSELIITRSTKSGTSTKTIGSREYLRYYRQKPRPSPTNGYAITASLTSRYRSMGLATVQSKERTIRMKILKEINRSGVEAMRSKIGMKSNVIRNLPKNVTH; encoded by the exons GTTGCTGGAGTTCCAGGGGTGACAGAAGTGCTCTTTCTATCTAGGCAGTCCGCACTTGCTGAGGAGACAGAGAAGTCTAGCAAGACTCCAATGCTGTACAGTTGTGGTCTTTGCGGAAAGGGATATAGAAGTTCCAAGGCTCATGCTCAGCACCTAAAATCACGAGCCCACATAGTGCGAGTTTCCCAAGGAATGACTGAAGATGGTGCCAGCACAATAATCAAGCCCCTAGCACCCCGTGTTGTTGATAAACCTCCCCAACAAAGAGatcaagatgaagaagaaagcgATGAAACTGATGAGTGGGAGGAGGTCGATCCAGAGGAAGATTTGGTTGATGAAGCTGAAGAGTTATCCCATATGAACATGAAAGGTGATGCTAGTGATGTTGACATGGATGACATTGACTTGGACCCAACATGCTGCTTTATGTGTGATTTAGAACATAATACAATCGAAAGTTGTTTAGTTCACATGCACAAGCAGCATGGCTTCTTCATACCTGATGTGGAGTATCTGAAAGATCCAGGAGGCCTTCTTACTTACCTTGGTCTTAAG GTGAGAAGGGATTTCTCGTGTTTGTACTGCAATGAAAGGCGTAATCCTTTCAACAGCTTGGAAGCAGTAAGAAAACATATGGAGGCAAAAAGTCATTGCAAAGTGCACTATGGCGATGGTGGGGATGATGATGAAGCAGAGTTAGAAGAATTTTATGATTACAGCAGCAG TTATGTGAATACTGATGAGAAGCAGCTGGTTGCATCTGATGACATGAGAAACATGGTTGAACTTGGAAGTGGTGGTTCTGAACTCATCATAACCCGGAGTACTAAGAGTGGAACTTCAACTAAGACAATAGGATCTCGGGAATATTTACGCTATTACCGTCAAAAACCTCGCCCATCACCAACAAATGGCTATGCCATTACAGCTTCATTGACTTCAAG GTATCGCAGTATGGGATTGGCAACTGTGCAGTCGAAGGAGCGAACGATCAGAATGAAGATCTTGAAGGAGATAAACCGATCAGGGGTGGAGGCTATGCGTTCTAAGATTGGCATGAAAAGTAATGTCATCCGCAACCTCCCCAAGAATGTTACACACTAG